From one Paenibacillus terrae HPL-003 genomic stretch:
- a CDS encoding carbohydrate ABC transporter permease, producing MYHKTTAYRIFNVFNICLLVFLSIMCIVPLIHVLAVSFSAKSAADANLVGLWPVQFSLEAYKKTMNNPIFLHSIWISVLRTVLGTGLTLLITFLAAYPLSKETSVFRSRNVYSWLFVFSMIFNGGLVPFYMVIQKIHLMDSFWVLVLPGAVNTFLVILMLNFFRGIPKEMEEAALIDGAGHFRTLFSIFLPISMPSIATIALFSMVFHWNSWFDGLLYLSNAKDYPLATFLQTVIIQKDMSSMSMSPKEMELLSQTTVNAAQIFIGAAPILIVYPFLQKYFVKGMTLGSVKE from the coding sequence ATGTATCATAAAACAACGGCATATCGCATCTTCAATGTGTTTAATATCTGTTTGCTTGTGTTTTTATCCATCATGTGTATCGTTCCGCTAATTCATGTATTGGCGGTATCATTTAGCGCCAAATCAGCAGCAGACGCCAATCTGGTTGGACTGTGGCCAGTGCAATTTTCATTAGAAGCCTACAAGAAGACGATGAATAATCCTATTTTTCTGCACTCTATCTGGATTTCTGTTCTCCGGACCGTGCTGGGAACTGGCTTGACGCTCTTAATAACCTTCTTAGCTGCTTATCCACTTTCAAAGGAAACATCTGTGTTTCGTAGCCGAAACGTATATTCATGGCTGTTTGTATTCAGTATGATTTTTAACGGTGGCCTGGTTCCATTCTATATGGTTATTCAAAAGATTCATCTCATGGACAGTTTTTGGGTACTTGTTTTGCCAGGAGCGGTCAATACATTTCTGGTCATCCTCATGTTGAACTTTTTTAGAGGAATACCCAAAGAGATGGAGGAGGCCGCACTGATTGATGGGGCAGGTCATTTTCGGACCTTGTTTAGTATATTTTTGCCGATATCTATGCCATCTATTGCGACGATTGCGTTGTTTAGTATGGTATTTCACTGGAACTCATGGTTTGACGGCCTGCTCTATTTGAGCAATGCTAAGGATTATCCATTGGCTACATTCCTGCAAACGGTAATCATTCAGAAGGATATGAGCTCCATGAGTATGAGTCCCAAAGAGATGGAGTTGCTTTCGCAAACGACGGTGAATGCAGCGCAAATTTTCATTGGTGCAGCCCCTATTCTTATTGTATATCCATTTTTACAAAAGTATTTTGTTAAAGGTATGACGCTCGGTTCTGTCAAAGAGTAA
- a CDS encoding ABC transporter permease, which translates to MRSLQRTWPFHIMLLPAIIFLIVFSYIPMGGIVMAFQNYKPWLGITGSEWVGLDNFRFLFQREDSLQVVWNTLIIAVLKMFFNLLIPFVFAILLNEIRKVGLQRSIQTLVYLPHFLSWVILGGILIDLLATDGFMNRILGSFGIQPIFFLGDNNWFRFTVIVSDIWKEFGYNTIVFLAALAGINPSLYEASEMDGASRWRQTLHITVPSLIPMVVVVGTLALGNVLNAGFDQIFNLYNPLVYQKGDIIDTFVYRTALINGEMGFATAIGLFKSVISMVLILISYRLAYKWAGYRIF; encoded by the coding sequence ATGAGAAGTCTGCAACGTACGTGGCCATTTCATATTATGCTGCTGCCAGCCATCATTTTCTTAATTGTATTCAGCTACATTCCGATGGGCGGCATTGTGATGGCCTTTCAAAATTACAAGCCTTGGCTCGGCATAACCGGTTCCGAGTGGGTTGGGCTGGACAATTTCCGCTTTTTGTTTCAACGGGAAGACAGTCTTCAGGTCGTCTGGAATACGCTAATTATCGCTGTATTAAAGATGTTTTTCAATCTGCTGATTCCGTTTGTTTTTGCTATACTGCTCAATGAAATCCGCAAAGTTGGACTTCAGCGTTCCATTCAGACACTGGTCTACCTGCCCCATTTTCTGTCATGGGTAATTTTGGGAGGTATTCTGATTGACCTGCTGGCTACAGATGGATTTATGAACCGCATTCTCGGAAGTTTCGGGATCCAGCCCATCTTTTTTCTGGGAGATAATAACTGGTTTCGTTTTACTGTCATTGTATCGGATATATGGAAGGAGTTTGGCTACAACACCATTGTATTTCTCGCTGCACTGGCGGGCATTAATCCTTCGCTGTACGAAGCATCCGAGATGGATGGGGCGAGCCGCTGGAGACAGACGCTACACATCACTGTGCCTTCGCTGATTCCTATGGTGGTGGTTGTCGGTACGCTTGCACTCGGCAATGTCCTGAATGCCGGTTTTGACCAGATTTTCAACCTTTATAATCCGTTGGTATACCAAAAAGGCGATATTATTGACACATTCGTCTACCGGACAGCGTTAATTAATGGGGAAATGGGCTTTGCCACCGCCATCGGGTTGTTCAAATCCGTGATTAGTATGGTTCTCATTCTGATATCTTATCGACTTGCTTACAAATGGGCAGGTTACCGCATATTTTGA